One window of the Ramlibacter henchirensis genome contains the following:
- the yjgA gene encoding ribosome biogenesis factor YjgA, with product MSRKPKKGYFVRGQFVAEGSELDLQLKAEQKHFQENSKTELKRESTELQKLGESLLTLRAELVERLQLPDKLLDALEEARRITNFEGKRRQMQFIGKLMRGLDEETLTAVRDALDDQHQGSARESLALHEAEQWRDDLIERDDALQRWLDQHPGTDSQQLRALIRQARKDRQPNQDEISRGLVPRHGRAYREIFQMVKEQLQHE from the coding sequence ATGTCACGCAAACCGAAAAAGGGCTACTTCGTGCGCGGCCAGTTCGTTGCCGAAGGCAGCGAACTCGACCTGCAGCTGAAGGCCGAACAGAAGCATTTCCAGGAGAACAGCAAGACCGAGCTCAAGCGTGAGAGCACGGAGCTGCAGAAGCTCGGCGAATCGCTGCTCACGCTGCGCGCGGAGCTCGTGGAGCGCCTGCAGTTGCCCGACAAGCTGCTCGACGCGCTCGAGGAAGCGCGCCGGATCACCAACTTCGAAGGCAAGCGGCGCCAGATGCAGTTCATCGGCAAGCTGATGCGCGGCCTGGACGAAGAGACGCTCACCGCCGTGCGGGACGCGCTCGACGACCAGCACCAGGGATCGGCTCGCGAGAGCCTGGCGCTGCACGAGGCGGAGCAGTGGCGAGACGACCTGATCGAGCGGGACGACGCCCTGCAGCGGTGGCTGGACCAGCATCCCGGCACCGACAGCCAGCAGCTGCGCGCGTTGATCCGCCAGGCCCGCAAGGACCGCCAGCCGAACCAGGACGAGATCTCGCGCGGGCTCGTGCCGCGCCACGGGCGCGCGTACCGCGAGATCTTCCAGATGGTGAAGGAGCAGCTGCAGCATGAGTGA
- the pmbA gene encoding metalloprotease PmbA: protein MTEPSRASSGFSYSRATFEQLVDTALAHAKKLGATDAAAEASEGCGLSVSVRKGELENVERNRDKSLGVTVYIGQRRGNASTSDFSGAAIEQTVQAAYDIARFTAEDPVAGLPDAGDIAGPREQPDLDLFHPWSIDSEEAARIALRCEAAAFATDKRITNSEGAGVSAQQSHFFSAHTRGFRGGYASSRHSVSVAPIAGKGDDMQRDAWYSSMRAPGELADPEAVGRYAAERALARLKSRKIATRECPVLFESPLAAGLLGAFVQAVSGGSLYRRSSFLVDSLGKQVFAPHVDVLEDPHQKRGKGSAPFDEEGVRTAPRKVVDGGRVEGYFLSSYSARKLGMKTTGNAGGSHNLSLVSRRTQPGDDLVEMLRKLGTGLFVIELMGQGVNYVTGDYSRGASGFWVENGEIVFPVQEITIAGNLKDMFQGIEAVGSDTYNYGAKTVGSVLVNRMKVAGS, encoded by the coding sequence ATGACAGAACCCTCCCGTGCATCGAGCGGCTTTTCGTACAGCCGCGCCACCTTCGAACAACTCGTCGACACCGCGCTGGCCCATGCGAAGAAACTGGGCGCCACGGATGCGGCGGCGGAGGCTTCCGAAGGCTGCGGCCTCTCGGTCTCGGTGCGCAAGGGCGAACTGGAGAACGTCGAGCGCAACCGCGACAAGTCGCTCGGCGTGACCGTCTACATCGGCCAGCGCCGCGGCAACGCCAGCACCTCCGATTTCTCCGGCGCCGCGATCGAGCAGACGGTGCAGGCCGCCTACGACATCGCACGCTTCACGGCCGAAGACCCGGTGGCCGGCCTGCCCGATGCCGGCGACATTGCCGGTCCGCGCGAGCAGCCCGATCTGGACCTGTTCCATCCCTGGAGCATCGACAGCGAGGAAGCCGCCCGCATCGCGCTGCGGTGCGAGGCCGCGGCCTTCGCGACCGACAAGCGCATCACCAACAGCGAGGGCGCCGGTGTTTCGGCGCAGCAGAGCCATTTCTTCAGCGCACACACGCGGGGCTTCCGCGGCGGTTACGCCAGCTCTCGCCATTCGGTCTCGGTTGCGCCGATCGCCGGCAAGGGCGACGACATGCAGCGCGACGCCTGGTATTCGTCGATGCGCGCGCCGGGCGAACTGGCGGATCCGGAAGCCGTCGGGCGCTATGCGGCCGAGCGCGCCCTGGCGCGCCTGAAGTCGCGCAAGATCGCCACGCGCGAATGCCCGGTGCTGTTCGAGTCGCCCCTGGCCGCGGGCCTGCTGGGCGCGTTCGTGCAGGCGGTCAGCGGTGGATCGCTGTACAGGCGCAGCAGCTTCCTGGTCGATTCGCTCGGCAAGCAGGTCTTCGCGCCGCACGTCGACGTGCTGGAGGATCCTCACCAGAAGCGCGGCAAGGGCAGCGCGCCGTTCGACGAGGAAGGCGTGCGCACGGCGCCGCGCAAGGTGGTCGACGGCGGGCGCGTGGAAGGCTATTTCCTCTCCAGCTATTCGGCCCGCAAGCTGGGCATGAAGACCACCGGCAACGCCGGCGGCTCGCACAACCTGTCGCTCGTCTCGCGCCGCACGCAGCCCGGGGACGACCTGGTCGAGATGCTGCGCAAGCTGGGCACCGGCCTCTTCGTCATCGAGCTGATGGGGCAGGGCGTCAACTACGTGACGGGCGACTATTCGCGCGGCGCCAGCGGTTTCTGGGTGGAGAACGGCGAGATCGTGTTCCCGGTGCAGGAGATCACCATCGCCGGGAACCTGAAGGACATGTTCCAGGGCATCGAGGCCGTGGGTTCGGACACGTACAACTACGGCGCGAAGACCGTGGGGTCGGTGCTGGTGAACAGGATGAAGGTGGCGGGGTCGTGA
- the mog gene encoding molybdopterin adenylyltransferase translates to MSETYDPVRIGIVSVSDRASSGVYEDKGLPALRDWLTRALRNPITFEPRLIPDEKDRISAALVDLVDQVGCHLVLTTGGTGPARRDVTPEATLAVADKEMPGFGEQMRQISLRFVPTAILSRQVAVIRGEALVINLPGQPKSIQETLEGLKDEAGKAVVPGIFAAVPYCIDLIGGPYLETNDEVCKAFRPKSAVRPPRAA, encoded by the coding sequence ATGAGTGAGACGTACGACCCCGTTCGCATCGGCATCGTGTCGGTGAGCGACCGCGCCTCCAGCGGCGTGTATGAAGACAAGGGCCTGCCCGCGCTGCGCGACTGGCTCACGCGCGCGCTCAGGAACCCGATCACCTTCGAGCCGCGCCTGATACCCGACGAGAAGGACCGCATCAGCGCCGCCCTGGTGGACCTCGTGGACCAGGTCGGCTGTCACCTGGTGCTCACCACCGGCGGCACCGGCCCGGCGCGGCGCGACGTCACGCCCGAAGCCACGCTGGCGGTCGCCGACAAGGAGATGCCCGGCTTCGGCGAGCAGATGCGGCAGATCAGCCTGAGGTTCGTGCCGACGGCCATCCTCTCGCGCCAGGTCGCGGTGATCCGCGGCGAAGCGCTTGTCATCAACCTTCCGGGCCAGCCCAAGTCGATCCAGGAGACGCTCGAAGGCCTGAAGGACGAGGCGGGCAAGGCCGTGGTGCCCGGCATCTTCGCGGCCGTGCCCTATTGCATCGACCTGATCGGCGGGCCCTACCTCGAGACGAACGACGAGGTGTGCAAGGCGTTCCGGCCGAAGTCGGCGGTGCGGCCGCCGCGCGCGGCATGA
- a CDS encoding mechanosensitive ion channel family protein: protein MTGPLAEFFRQDPWTATGLLAVAAVVAALIVHWVVGALLRRATRGAPIVHQVLVGVEQPAGAALPLIALQAVWQLAPNDLPLIGNVRHFNGLLLIAALTWLASAAIRGLADGVIAQHPVDVEDNIQARRIHTQARVLSRTAMVIVLIAGTAMALMTFPGARQVGASLLASAGVIGLVAGLAARPVFSNLIAGLQLALAQPIRLDDVLIVKGEWGRVEEITGSYVVLRIWDERRLIVPLQWFIENPFENWTRTNAHLLGTVFLNVDYALPMERLRAEAQRLVEQSAEWDRRVFAVQVTDATERTMQVRVLVSAADSGKAFDLRCKVREGLIAWIAREHPDCLPQVRNAPAEAESPGGTSRTAEA, encoded by the coding sequence ATGACGGGGCCGCTCGCCGAGTTCTTCCGCCAGGATCCCTGGACCGCCACCGGCCTGCTGGCCGTCGCGGCCGTGGTGGCCGCGCTCATCGTGCACTGGGTCGTCGGCGCACTGCTGCGCCGGGCCACGCGCGGCGCGCCCATCGTGCACCAGGTGCTGGTCGGCGTGGAGCAGCCCGCGGGCGCGGCGCTGCCGCTGATCGCGCTGCAGGCGGTCTGGCAGCTTGCGCCCAACGACCTGCCGCTGATCGGCAACGTCAGGCATTTCAACGGACTGCTCCTGATCGCTGCCCTGACCTGGCTGGCGAGTGCCGCCATCCGCGGCCTCGCGGACGGAGTGATCGCGCAGCATCCGGTGGACGTGGAGGACAACATCCAGGCGCGCCGGATCCATACGCAGGCGCGCGTGCTGTCGCGCACGGCGATGGTGATCGTGCTGATCGCCGGCACGGCGATGGCGCTCATGACGTTTCCCGGCGCACGCCAGGTCGGCGCGAGCCTGCTCGCTTCGGCCGGTGTGATCGGCCTCGTCGCGGGCCTGGCCGCGCGGCCGGTGTTCAGCAACCTGATCGCCGGGCTCCAGCTGGCGCTGGCGCAGCCGATCCGGCTCGACGACGTGCTGATCGTCAAGGGCGAGTGGGGACGCGTCGAGGAGATCACGGGCAGCTACGTGGTGCTGAGGATCTGGGACGAGCGGCGGCTCATCGTCCCGCTTCAGTGGTTCATCGAGAACCCGTTCGAGAACTGGACCCGCACCAACGCCCACCTCTTGGGAACGGTCTTCCTGAACGTGGACTACGCGCTGCCGATGGAGCGGCTGCGCGCTGAGGCCCAGCGCCTCGTGGAGCAGTCGGCGGAATGGGACCGCCGGGTCTTCGCGGTGCAGGTCACGGACGCGACCGAACGCACCATGCAGGTCCGGGTGCTGGTGTCGGCGGCCGACTCGGGCAAGGCGTTCGACCTGCGGTGCAAGGTGCGGGAAGGATTGATCGCGTGGATCGCGCGCGAGCACCCCGATTGCCTGCCTCAGGTCCGCAACGCACCGGCCGAAGCCGAATCGCCCGGCGGCACTTCGCGCACCGCCGAGGCCTAG
- a CDS encoding inositol monophosphatase family protein, producing MPSNLHPMLNVAIKAARAAGAIINRAALDVEAVRVSQKQVNDFVTEVDHASENAIIETLLTAYPDHAIMAEESGQKHGRQGSEFVWIIDPLDGTTNFIHGFPVYCVSIALRVGDRIEQAVIYDPTRNDLFTATRGRGAYLNERRIRVSKRTELSRCLISTGFPFRPGDNFNNYLRMMAEVMQRTAGLRRPGAAALDLAYVAAGYTDGFFETGLSPWDVAAGSLLVTEAGGLIGNFTGESDFIDQKECVAGNPRVYGQLVGLLSKYSKFATAGEKAQVRQAANLVAPETAPTTHASDAPDDRSPE from the coding sequence ATGCCGTCCAACCTGCACCCCATGCTCAACGTGGCCATCAAGGCCGCACGCGCCGCCGGCGCCATCATCAACCGCGCCGCCCTCGACGTCGAGGCGGTGCGCGTCTCGCAGAAACAGGTCAACGACTTCGTGACCGAGGTCGACCACGCGAGCGAGAACGCGATCATCGAAACGCTGCTCACCGCCTACCCCGACCACGCCATCATGGCCGAGGAGTCCGGCCAGAAACATGGCCGCCAGGGCTCCGAATTCGTCTGGATCATCGATCCGCTGGACGGCACCACCAACTTCATCCACGGATTCCCGGTCTACTGCGTCAGCATCGCGCTGCGCGTGGGCGACCGCATCGAGCAGGCCGTGATCTACGACCCGACTCGCAACGACCTGTTCACCGCCACGCGCGGCCGCGGCGCGTACCTGAACGAGCGGCGCATCCGCGTCTCCAAGCGCACCGAGCTGTCGCGTTGCCTGATCTCCACCGGCTTCCCGTTCCGCCCCGGCGACAACTTCAACAACTACCTGCGCATGATGGCCGAGGTGATGCAGCGCACCGCCGGCCTGCGACGTCCCGGCGCGGCGGCGCTGGACCTCGCCTACGTCGCGGCGGGCTACACCGACGGCTTCTTCGAGACCGGCCTCTCGCCCTGGGACGTGGCCGCCGGCTCGCTGCTGGTCACCGAAGCGGGTGGCCTGATCGGCAACTTCACCGGCGAATCCGACTTCATCGACCAGAAGGAATGCGTGGCGGGCAATCCGCGCGTGTACGGCCAGCTGGTCGGCCTGCTCTCGAAGTACAGCAAGTTCGCCACGGCGGGAGAAAAGGCGCAGGTGCGGCAGGCCGCGAACCTTGTGGCCCCCGAAACCGCGCCCACGACGCACGCCAGCGACGCGCCCGACGACCGGTCCCCCGAGTGA
- a CDS encoding RNA methyltransferase, giving the protein MKTRFILIQTSHAGNVGAVARAMKVMGFDDLVLVAPRWADVLSRPEAVERASGATGVLEKARVVATLDDALDGVDTLCATAMTPRDFGPPTATPREHLPLLPQRSQGVAFLFGSERYGMRNEDVYRCHVALTIPTAPDYGSLNLAAAVQLIAYEWRQALGGFGVAPSASQPEAADAQALAGMLEHWEQALVDIGFLDPAAPKKLMPRLNRLFNRAQPTPEEIHILRGVAKAMQQVAAKAKP; this is encoded by the coding sequence TTGAAGACGCGCTTCATCCTGATCCAGACCAGCCACGCGGGCAATGTGGGTGCGGTCGCGCGGGCGATGAAGGTGATGGGCTTCGACGACCTGGTGCTGGTGGCGCCGCGCTGGGCCGACGTGCTGTCGCGTCCCGAAGCCGTCGAGCGCGCCAGCGGCGCCACCGGCGTGCTCGAGAAGGCCCGCGTGGTCGCCACGCTCGACGATGCGCTCGACGGCGTCGACACGCTCTGCGCCACCGCCATGACGCCGCGCGACTTCGGCCCGCCCACGGCGACTCCGCGCGAACACCTGCCGCTGCTGCCGCAGCGCTCGCAGGGAGTCGCGTTCCTCTTCGGTTCCGAGCGTTACGGCATGCGCAACGAGGACGTGTACCGCTGCCACGTCGCGCTGACGATTCCCACCGCGCCCGATTACGGCTCGCTCAATCTCGCCGCGGCGGTGCAGCTGATCGCGTACGAGTGGCGTCAGGCGCTGGGCGGCTTCGGCGTGGCGCCGTCGGCCTCGCAACCGGAGGCGGCCGATGCGCAGGCGCTGGCCGGCATGCTGGAGCACTGGGAGCAGGCGCTGGTGGACATCGGCTTCCTCGACCCCGCCGCGCCGAAGAAGCTGATGCCGCGGCTGAACCGGCTGTTCAACCGCGCGCAGCCGACGCCGGAGGAGATCCACATCCTGCGCGGTGTGGCCAAGGCGATGCAGCAGGTGGCCGCAAAGGCGAAGCCTTAG
- a CDS encoding amidase, whose protein sequence is MQGVPAEVGGAAAARGMNAQERVRHTLADIGARDGELRSFVAVHDEAGAARELQRASSSGGALQGLPVGVKDIFDTAALPTRYGSALYSGHQPRSDAAIVQAIRRAGGVVVGKTSTTEFAFLNPTDTRNPNAPGRTPGGSSAGSAASVAAGLVPLAVGTQTGGSVIRPASYCGVVGFKPTYGVLPTPGLKPFSWSLDTVGLFTRTVDEMAACASAIAGQDWSRPGGGGTPVFGIAWAYPWEPLSASGRKALEAAAAALRESGATVRDVHLPEWLGPVFQAHDAVQGWEASRALADEYEFHADALSPILRDYLTQARRVDDARYEAGLADAAAGRQNLSTLFDGIDVLLTPGAPDEPPQGYGSTGASTWNRAWTLLHVPCLNVPGLQGVNGLPMGVQVIAPIREEALCLRAGRVLQNALRQRG, encoded by the coding sequence GTGCAAGGCGTTCCGGCCGAAGTCGGCGGTGCGGCCGCCGCGCGCGGCATGAATGCGCAGGAGCGGGTGCGGCACACGCTCGCGGACATCGGGGCGCGTGACGGCGAGCTGCGCTCCTTCGTGGCGGTGCATGACGAGGCCGGCGCCGCGCGCGAGCTGCAGCGCGCGTCGAGCAGCGGCGGCGCTCTGCAAGGCCTGCCGGTCGGCGTCAAGGACATCTTCGACACGGCGGCGCTGCCCACCCGCTACGGCTCCGCCCTGTACAGCGGCCACCAGCCGCGCAGCGACGCGGCCATCGTGCAGGCGATCCGGCGCGCGGGCGGCGTCGTGGTCGGCAAGACCAGCACGACCGAGTTCGCTTTCCTGAATCCGACGGATACGCGCAATCCGAATGCGCCGGGCCGCACGCCGGGCGGATCGTCGGCGGGATCGGCCGCTTCGGTCGCCGCCGGCCTGGTGCCGCTGGCTGTGGGCACGCAGACCGGCGGCTCGGTGATCCGGCCCGCTTCGTACTGCGGCGTCGTCGGTTTCAAGCCGACCTACGGCGTGCTGCCGACGCCGGGCCTCAAGCCGTTCTCGTGGTCGCTCGATACGGTGGGCCTTTTCACGCGAACCGTCGACGAGATGGCGGCTTGCGCGAGCGCGATCGCCGGGCAGGACTGGTCGCGTCCGGGCGGCGGCGGAACCCCGGTGTTCGGCATCGCGTGGGCTTATCCGTGGGAGCCGCTCTCCGCCAGCGGACGCAAGGCGCTCGAAGCGGCGGCCGCGGCGCTGCGCGAATCCGGCGCGACCGTGCGCGACGTGCACCTGCCCGAATGGCTCGGGCCCGTGTTCCAGGCCCACGATGCGGTGCAGGGATGGGAAGCTTCGCGCGCGCTGGCCGACGAATACGAATTCCATGCCGATGCGCTCTCGCCGATCCTGCGCGACTACCTGACGCAGGCGCGCCGTGTGGACGACGCGCGCTACGAGGCCGGCCTGGCCGACGCGGCCGCAGGACGGCAGAACCTGTCCACGCTGTTCGACGGCATCGACGTGCTGCTCACGCCGGGCGCGCCCGACGAGCCGCCGCAAGGCTACGGCTCCACCGGCGCATCGACCTGGAATCGCGCGTGGACGCTGCTGCACGTGCCCTGCCTCAATGTTCCGGGGCTGCAGGGAGTGAACGGGCTGCCGATGGGCGTGCAGGTGATCGCGCCGATTCGCGAAGAGGCGCTGTGCCTGCGCGCGGGGCGTGTTCTGCAAAACGCGCTGCGACAGCGCGGCTAA